A region of the Mytilus trossulus isolate FHL-02 chromosome 11, PNRI_Mtr1.1.1.hap1, whole genome shotgun sequence genome:
ataggacattcgaGTTCATTGGGGATAGTTATCagactttttcacttttaatgTCTTAGCGCTGTCTGATTTCAATCGAGAGCCATAACGCCCCATTATACTTCacaattttttgtcattttagctTATTTTGCTCCTTTGAATACAAGGGTCTTCTTACTCGTGGTCGAAATTTTAAATtcgatttaaatttatttttagctaACTATATTCTTAAGTATCTATAAGGTTTATTTGATTTAACTGTAACATTATTGTATACTGACATTGACAACTGTTTCCATTGTAACCAGACCAACATGAACAGTAGAAACTTGATCCAGATATAACACAGCTTCCATAGTTACAGTTTTGTCCTGAACATGGTGTATCTACATAAGTAAACGTAGTTGATACAAGTAAGCAGTCATACGCAAACGTAACTAAGTAAACATGACGttgtatctttttaaaaatgaaatcgCTGTATCATTTTTGGCAATATATCTCGTTCATTGTACGTGTGATTCACACTTGTCATCTGTTTTAGAATAAAATCATTGCACGTCGCTGGTGTCATCTAATTTTATCCAAactttcttgtaaaaaaaaaacagcttacAGCTCACAcgttgttatcaatataatggaatacTTAACGTTTGTGATACATGTGAAAGGTTCAGCTAACTATAAAACCAGATATTATCCACCATTCTCTACacaaggaaatgcctgtaccaagttaggaatattaCGTTTTCCCCATTTATTTGATGTATCTaagcatttgattttgtcatttgatgaaTGACTctctgttttaaatttatcttaAGAGTATTACTTACTTTCACATCTATCTCCATAGTAACCAGACCAACAAGAGCAATAGAAGCTGGAACCGGATATCACACATTCGCCATTGTTACAGTTTGTTTCTGTACATGGAGTATCTATCaagcaagaaaataaaatgttaaccaggttatttttaaaattacttcgatatttcaatataatgactTTAAGACGTTATTACATGTGTGAGGTTAAGCTAGCCATAACACCAGATATTAGCCACAATTCTCTACACAAGGAAATGCCTGTATTAAGTCAGAACTATGACTGTTGTGTTTCGTTCATTTGATGAATCTGAgcatttgatttataataataaatcctCGGTTATCAGAAGTACTTACTCTCGCATCTTTCTCCATAGTAGCCAGACCAACAAGAGCAATAGAAGCTGGAACCGGATATCACACATTCGCCATTGTTACAATTGACTTCTGTGCATGGGGTATCTATCAAGcaggaaaataaaatagtaacgACATGAACGAGGTAAGTTTGATAATGAATACTTCGATATTTCTAGGATTTAGACTTAATGTTATAAGTAAATATGAGTATAAGTATCAATACATTAAACTGTTATGATTCTCCAATGTTGAAGCATATTATAAAATGAGCATAAcatgtaatttttcatatcGGATGTGATATCAGCAAACGGTCAATATTATACTTCTAGCCTTCGACTTTTTGACTTATAATTCATCACAATTTCCAGAATAAGCTTTTGAAAGATAATACATACATTCACAAACCGTTCCGTGGTATCCAGCTGGACAACTACAAAAGAACGACTCAAACTGATTACGACAGGTTCCGCCATTATTACAAGGAAGACTGCTGCATGGTGtatcttttgaaaatataatcatTGATAAAATATGCAATTACTTAATAAAACGATAATGTATATTTGCTATAATATCAGAATGCTGGTACCATTCATATCAGTGTTAcgtttcaaaattataaaagaatatttttggttctaatattatgaatattcCAATATAACTCTTTTTAATCTAAACTTTAATCTTGATcttaaattgattttgaatGTTAACAACTCATAGAATATAGTAACTAAAATAGCGACAAATGCTGAAAACTTtctggttttatttttatttaaacataccATATGTTACACAAATGTACTGGTTGAAATATGCTGCTTCACATCTTGTTTGACCGGTACATGGATTTGGCCAGCAGACATGTTTATCCTGAAATAAgattaacaaaattgattttattaattctatttgcaaaaaatttgatttacatatatacagtTTTTGAACTGTGTCGATTCTGCATTCATTTGTTTTCTACGATTACATTTGATAATGTTGTTTTGTGTTAACTTGTCTACCTAGCTAAAAAGAACAGATATTTAACGCTTCTTTCATAAAGAAAAGCAGATTGCtctctttttctttataatttccaTCCGTTCttgttatcttttctttttgttttactttagaACCAGCAAACTCTAAAATAATAAGTCtggtgtaaaaaaacaaaacaaaaaaaagaaaatttgattttatataattatttgataatgttgttttgttttaacttgtCTACCTAGATGAAAAGAACAGATAACgctattttcaccaaaaaaaaccagattGTTCTCTTTATCTTTAGAGTTTTCATCCGTTGttattatcttttcttttgtggTGACTTTAGCACCAGCAAACTCTAAAATAATAAGTCtggtgtaaaaaaacaaaacaaaaaaaagaaaatttgattttatataattatttgataatgttgttttgttttaacttgtCTACCTAGATAAAAAGAACAGATAACCCTATTTTCACAAAGAAAAACAGATTGTTCTCTTTATCTTTAGAGTTTTCATCCGTTGttattatcttttcttttttggtgACTTTAGCACCAGCATACTCTAAAATAATAAGTctggtgtaaaaaaaaaacaaccaaaaaacaaTACAAGCACTGAAGaaacttcaattaaaaacaCATCTTGTGTATTGCTGTACTCTATCTGAAAGTCACTGTGAAGCTCTCACACTGACAAATAGCTCTCAGCTAAATGCGTATTAGAATTGAATATAAAGAACAGCAATACAAGCGttattcttttgattttttggggtatttttGCTGAACATATACTTAATTTGTCTCATATTTGGATACCCTTATTCTTTGGTGTTTTCATTAATTATAACATGACTGTGGTACATGCTTGCATAATAtcataatattcataatatcaACTTTCTGTAATAACCTTTCGAAATCAGTTTAATTCTATTTATCTATGTAATCTAAAACTGTGGAACAAAAATACTAACATGGATATGGGTTTATTCAAATTTGttgtaataaaatttcaaaatcaattcaTGAATTGATTCTCCCTATTATGAATACTCAAAATTATTGTGTGTATTTGACTTCACTCTATCTCTTTTCTATCAGCTCTTTCAACGTTTTTTTAAGGTTTTCGACTtccaaatattttggcctcgagcAGTACAGACAATAAATGTTGAAATGCATTAGGTGTAAACCAATGGAACCatcgatattttaaaaaaaggaggTGTgatatgcttgccaatgagacaactattcacaagagaccgaaaggacacagaaattaataaatatggGTCACCATGCGGCcttcaataataaacaaagacaataccgcatagtcagctataaaaggtccgaaataacaatgttaaattattcaaacgagaaaatgaatgacctaatttatgtacaaaaaataacgaaaaagaaatatgtaacacataaacaaacgacaaaaaaaCCTATTAATTACAGgatcctgactttggacaggcacatacatacagaacatgttagcaggatcccaaccatCCCCCTAACCTGTGACAGTGGTATAATAGGTCTCCAAACGTAACAGAtgtgttgtcaatcaagaaatcaagcatcttgataatgtcagtttcagatatttatttgtttgaatcagTGTTATCCTTTACAAAGAAGGATTTAACTCTTCATAAGACaaaatacttgtatctacgttggccatttttttttaaacaaggcAATACCAACTCTTGAATAATTtcgaaaaaatgtaaacattttatatttctaatcaTAGGTCAACGTAAATATATTGCCAAAATTCTATGACAATTCTAACGagccaaatatatattttagtcaAAGGGTTTAATATGATTTGTTTATGTACATTTGCAATTTTGTATCGTGATACTCTACGGCAACTTGTTACGCTGAAAAAACTCATTGATGCTTTAACAATTGTTAAAATCTGTTAAACAGTTCAAGTATCGACtctttaatattcatattttctgACAAATTCAAGAATTCGCCCATGAGATAGATAACAAATCAAAGCTCTCAAGATATTGAAATGTTACTCTAAACCCCGAATGATATTAACACCATAAGGCATATAAactattcaaatattgctttaCCTGAGTCCATTCTGTAATCTCTGTAAAATATATTCCAGTGACGTCTAAAAGTTGGGCATTAACATTTAGGAGAATTAGCAGCTCACAATGCAAGtcgtttcttttaaaattaacagcATTGCAACCAGTATGAAGCATGCAATGTTCAATACACTGTTTTGGGCCGACTTTGTCAAAAATTATCAAAGGACTTAAATCCATGTATTTGTCTTTCTGAAACGAACCACCTTTAATGTTTAATCTTTTAGATATTACGTTCGACATCATGTAAAACCAGCAGAGAAATAAATATAGATCCATCTTTCTCGAAACCTGACGCTGAAAGATAAGCATAGATCCTTTTTCCTCGAAAACTTAAAATTGTTCTACTTTGTTTCCAAATGATTAGATATGTACTTAGTTCGTATATAATTTGCTTCTGATGGTAAGAAAAACCCcagatttgataaatattgaattaacaGCTTATTACTTGGCATTATAAATGTTATTACACAGTCACACCCTATTAAACAACAATCTCAGTAactaatttttaatcaattattcacatgtttttgtcttgttttgtttttttcaattccaGAGAACATATCACgcacttataaatataattagttGAATCTTTGAACTTTTATTTACGTTAAATGAACCAATCCATAAACTAGATTGAACCTATAGTTTTGAAGTTTCCACTTAAACTAGCGGTCATGTCAAACTTACGTCTAACTGTTCTTAGCCTTTTTTTCACTTCTAGGAAACTACTATACTTCTGTAGATTCAGTTGTATCGATATGAATATAACAGACATATTTTTACCTTTTGTGTCTCTTTGTTtggttcacacatcgttgtcaatataatggtaTTTGaagcgactgtcatataagtgagatgTTTATTTAGCTTTAAAATCggtaaaaatcaacagttttctacataagaaaatgtatgtaccaattcaggaatatgacagttgttttcatttcgtttgatatgttttagcttttgaattcgccatttgattaaggactttccgttttgaattttccttggagttcagtatttttgtgattttactatttaaagTTGTTGGTCAGGCATTTGTCGATTAAGATCATTATGTATGCAATGGTCGAAAATATATTCATGACATAAGTCCTTTATGAAGGATCGAATTGACAATTTGGTCAGGATTACATAACTTTCGTGGTTTTTTCTTCTTTCGTAATGATGCTATTGGTAAATACATTCACATTAGGCCTACAGAAAGAAAGGTATCATTACAATTAATGAACATAATTCATGTCAGTCCtaattttcatcttttattttcaaatcatacAGTCGTCCAAAGCATAGATAATTGTTAGTGCATGAACAGTCTATGAGCTTTGTTTTAGTGATTTTTAGAACGCACAAGAATAAGAACACAACAGGAGATGTTGACCACTAGGCTCAAGGAATAGGACCCTTCTAGGACTTGCATTTTTGACATAGTATACGGAGCAGCTAAGATCAACCTCTGTGTTTAGTGGTGATCGTGTTGTACAGTCTTcagttttttatattgtgttctGTGTACTGCTTTTGCCATGTTTTTAATTCTTCttttaaggtgtaataccaccattgatttttccctattagtctttgttaaattggcactttaaaaaaaaattgtacagtatttatcttcatttcaaccaaagaaatactttacatgtacaaattttTTATCCGTTCCAGTGCTACAGTGAAAATTAtacactacatttcattgcatataagaaaataaccataaccggaagtaaacaacccaattttacactgttatttactggttacctgcttttgtaactatgtaaccttaacgttccaaaatatttgataagaccatcaaataaaaaagaataatgctttcagacacccatcatacatgtttatgactcagaaaaattGAAGTGTATTGAAATGCAGGTTTAATTTTCttcaactgtcaaattcaagggaatattttttaggCCTACTTTCGTATACAACCAGATGTGACGTTCCATTATTTGGCGGTAATACAccttaagcatttttttttttatttttatattttttttttaatgttcctTTAGAATCCTTGGCCTCTTTTTTAAAGACTTTAACGTTTGCATTTCCTGAATCCAAGATAGGTCGGATCGATGTTCTGTGGGagtattttcatgaatttttttccAGCATGCTGTTAcgattttaatgaaaaaagcCTTTACAAATCAAGCCTAGTAGGAATAGGAAAACTTTATGCATATACTAAATTACTTTAGTTTCAACGTCATATAGCTATAAAACAATGCGTTCGATAGAAGAAAATGTCAAGTACAATTTTTCATTAgatactttctttttttattgattctTACTAAATACTCAAAGCTCCCACGAGGACCTTGCtttcaattataattattgCCCGATAAAAATTTCTGTCTGAGTAGATTGGTGGAAAGGGTGATTTATTTCTGAATTCTTTCATCTGTAGGTAATTTTCCCCattgtatatacttttttttcattaatcccatttctttatatttaagcACCTCGTTAATCCTTTCTTCTTATTTTCGGGGGGtccattttctctatttttgtATGTTCTTGTCGATGTTTTCTATTCTGTAAATCCCCATCAGCACCCTCTTAAATAAGTTTAACTAACAATGATCAAATATTAATATGTGAACTATTTGTACTCAGGTTTTTTTCAGATTCaaacaaatgcaataaaaaaatcataggaCGTAACGGTTAATATTGATGTTACAGTTTATTAACCTTTCATACTAAGATTTTTTGTTAAGGCTCAATTGCAGTTTGCGGTCAGATATTTAGGTCAATGAGAAAATACATTCATAACCATAAACATATTGATGTTgctaattgattttatttattattacgaAAGGGATATTTCAACAGAACGAAGGTGAGTGGAATGTAAAGAGAACTATCTCAATATGTATAAGAGGAAAACGAGTATCTGAGTACTAAAACTGTAATCGAGTACTCGGCCTTCCGAACGAGTACCCGATAACTCGAGTACTGTGTGTCATCCCTAAAGTTTATTGTAAATAACtcatatacatgtttatgttttctATTGGATAActgattatatatatttaaaaaaaaaaatccaacagaATATATCGGAAAACTTGTTTCTACTCATTATTGAATAGAAATCAAACACAAGCTGCCTTTTGTGTTATGATGATACATTTAGTTAGTTACCATTTTCCGTTAAAGTGTAagatgaaatgtaaaaaaagagagaaaaaaaaccaatcgaatcattaaaagttatttcaaagACAGAAAAAACTGCAGATGTGGTTGGATTCCAAACCCACTCGTAGCATACAGTAACTATCTAATAATCAAGATAGAAACTAggactataaaaagtacatagTCCAAGGAAGAAATACGTATCTTTCTTTCCGTCATGTTATCGTCATTTTGACTTCAAGTCCTGTGTTGTGTTTGTCACTTTGGTGTCTTTACCCTTTACCAAGTGGtaaataatttacaaacaaatcaatgcgaaaataagttatttatttaaaaaaaaaggtcgaATGGCGTTCATTgtagtacatttgtaatttcagtgaaatgataaaattttatgGTAATGAACAGGGATTTAATTTCCAACATGTCTGTAATACTGTTGTCAATGCAGATTGTGTAGAAAGCGTGCGTTTTCTATTTGGGAACGAATGCaccatatttttgacatttttaccttttatgtatgttcgttttgttcacatatcgtAGTCAATATAATGGGATTTTATGCAACTGACAAACACGTGAGAGGTTTGgcttgctataaaaccaggtttaatccaccaattTCTTCATAataaaatgtctgtaccaagtcaggaattgaTCTTTGATCTTTGAATTTGCCTTTTGAGTACGGACTGTTCGTATTGAATGTTCATCTGAgttcgttatttttgttatattgtttaagaattgaatgcttctttttgtaaatttattcgggtgtaaaagcgttgaccgaattacattttgtatgaagatGTGCGCACGGACAACGCTTTTCCAAcactataaagttacaaaaagaagcattcaatacttataattaaaaaccaattgttcagagaacaattgaaggtctttccactagtaaagaactattttgatattgatataggaaaaatcagttaataatgttagttcctatggctttatgatgtatttatatgaatttaaagcaaaggtcaaaatctagaacgtcctattaacctatgaccttgacctcaatttcaaggtcacaaaccagGGAACTCAAATCAAAGACTATAGGTCTTATTTATagttggttaatgagttatatcaccatacgcatatttttttaatacaagaggggagaaaactcccttttacgttCAAtgtacccttgcaatcaaaatttacgtgtaacgacatgtcgcaacaaacaatttaggtaaaataatttgtcgttaTCTTATAGAGTTTCTGGAAATAAGAGATAATAagccaatttcaaaaattagaatatgaccttgacctttgaccttgacctaattttcatttttttggaccaaggacttcaaatcaaaagatcctaggtctctagcacttatggtttacaagatagaaatgcatatcacttatatcaaatgcataaggggaaattactctcatatggagcgctCATATCGCTTCAGTCAAAATAGGATAAATCacgcgaaggatataacgagcatttttgtaaaataaatttgtcataatatttaacggttgcgaaggagttgcgctcacaaggaaaacagtgtttggggagataactcctacaaagaaaagtattcgtttacgcagggtaaatttcaaaagcgcataaactgttcgatattaTATACCAAAATACCTAAgtgacatattgcgaaacaaatgtttatcgcaagaacaaaattaggcggaagaaaataaaaaaattcaaagaacaattgatgGTCTTTCCGCCAATAAgtatctattttgatatgaaaatattgaaattcagttgaaaatgtcagttcctatggcttaatgatgtataaatatgaatttcgagcaaaggtcaaaatctagaacgtccaattaacatatgaccttgacctcaattttaaggtcataaaccaaggatttcatatcaaaagaccctaggtctgtattatgtatggttcatgagtaatatccctttacgcataattctaaatataaaaggggcaaaaactcccatttattgtctacgcacccttccaatcaaaatttttaagttacgacatgtcgcaactaacaatttagtaaaaataatttgtcgaaatcttataaagttaatgaaagtgagtgaaaataagccaaaatcaaaattttgaatttgaccttgacctttgaccttgaccttattttcatttttctggaccaaggatctcaaatcaaaagatcctaggtctctagcactaatggtttacaagatagaaatgcatatcacttataacaaatgcataaggggaaataactctcatatggagcgttcatatcgcttcggtcaaaataggacaaatcatgcgaaggatataacgagcaattttgtaaaataaatttgtcataatattttacggttgcgaaggagttgcgctaacaaggaaaacagtgtttgggtaGATAACTCcaacaaagaaaagtattcgtttacgcagggtaaatttcaaaagcgcataaactgttcgatatcatataccaaatatctaagcgacatgttgcaaaacaaatatttatggcaagaacaaaattaggcggaagaaaaaaaaaaaaaataataatcaggagaaaaacaataatcagaagaaaaacaatagatctttccacagaaaagtggaaagacctaataacaTGTTTTAGCAAAAATCATGCAAACACGATTtacatcaagtttttatttaatttacctgtgcactttatcatgggacctcgtgtcatcatgaatgataagttttattgtgtaatgaaaTTGCTTAAGAAATAATACGTGGTGTGCAGTTAACgaaatcagaataacgtattagaATGAAACACACatataatgttattatttttgtaacgATCGTTTGGGAAACAAATGATAGATTGGGTTGATGACCATTGCTTCGTTTATTTCCAGTGAAAACTTTGTGAAATGAATACTACACTGAGTATGCATTTGCAAGTGTTCTATCCCTTGATTATAGTGattaaaatcttctgttgcgTTCTTATTCTTGTTCGTTCTAAAGATTGATTGTTAGATGCTTTatgccgcattagcacaaaaaggctatatcgagTGCGTTCTAAAAACACTAAAACAATGAACGTAGACAGTTTATGCAACAGACACCAGACACTTATCTATACTTTAACACAACTTTCCGCAAGAGACAAATATGGCACAGAAAGTAAacactataggtcatcgtaaggtCTTTAACAAttagcaaatcccataccgcatagtcggctataaaaggccctgaaatgacaatgtaaatcaattcaaacgagaaaactattaTTGATTAGAAGACATATATATAATGGCTGACTCGGGATGTGATATTTTATTGCCGGATTGAAAACACATTGGTTGCACAGGACTGTTTCCTTGATTatggtctctttgacacattcctaacgtccatttttttcttaagggcatacgatacagttacaggggaggtaatgacgttgctaacgtaaaatgttattttcacgACGTCAACTGTTTTTTATCTGGAAACAAGCCATTTTTCGactaatttttatcattcaaactatCTTCATTCGAAAACGAGcgcatggacccctattttttaaaatggcatTCTGTTTCATTTCGCATTTTTCATTTACACTTAtgagatgttttttgtcaaaaatgaaagtggccgcatccgtgttcatcctcaacctttatatatgttatgtattatcatcttACATTGTATTGCCAGGTTTCTCAACACTGATAGTCTGTATACATTAATATCGCGGAATATCTCATGACTTACTATTAGAATTGTCAATGGATCAGATAATCATGATTATGTATGTGTCACCTTATTTCTTATTAGATACGTGCAGCGTAGTCAATTAATCAAATATACGTATTAACTATTTCGCTCATAAGTTATATTGGCAATAActcaaaataatgtaaatattgCCTTGTTTGGCTCATTAAATACTCCTAGTATTgtcaataaatcaataaatcaaataatttaaatatcgTCTTTTTGCTCATAAGATACTCCTAGTATTGTCAATACATCCAATAATGCATGTGTTGCCTGTTTGAAAGACAGCTAACACAAATATCGCTATGCAAGAAAAAGTTCTTAAATACATAACAGTACTTCAAATagcaaaaaagaagaaaataatttaaccaaaacaaaaatgacaccTGGAACATGCAGTAATGCAGTAAAAAAAGTAGATTACAGTGTAGAACAAGCCAATCAACTCCTTTACACACACCAGAACCGTTTTTAAGACAGAAGTGTGAACAAAAACCAAAATAGTCAGAGAATTGGAACGTCCCAAATATCCATGAATTAGAAAAACTGATTCCTGATTGGAAGTTCTACACTAAAACGAATGTAAGTCagaaaaatgataacaaataacAATCTACTAGTTTGTATATAAATCACTTGATTGTTTAATATGTCACCATGCTGATCATAGCTGTCATAAAGATCTAAGGCAGGGAGAAATACAAAAGGTCAAAAGTGTCTCTGTTCACAACTGTCAGTTATTATTCTTTTAGTATAAGTGATTAGTGCTTTCAGTAACGTATCAATTTGATTCGTATATGAATCAGAATAAACATATTTCTAGGATTTTCAATACCTTTTGTTGACATATGTTGatactgaatatatatatcttataatattaaatttctaaaagtttggATTAACGCTTCTGCTGAAAGACACAACCAATATATTTTACTGACAAATAGTATATATCAAGCTCCAAATAATGTTGATAAtgacaaattatattaaatttctaGAAGTTTTGATTTTCGCACCTGTGCAGAAAGACATATTAAACCATCACATTGCAAAGCCTCATCATAACACTGATATGCTGCATCCTTATCACCAAATATCTCATAACATACTCCAAGTATTGTTAATGAATTAGATAAGGTGTTCGttgaaacaaaatgtgtacCGTCTAAAGATAAGTTCAAATCGTGTAACGCTTGTTGTCTGTTAAAAATGTCACCAAAATGATGATAGCACATAAATCTAAGATAGTGAGACATAACAGTAGGCGGTATAAAAATGTCATCGTCATTCACTTCCAGCTGTAGTTCCATTGGTATTAACGATGAATTTTGAAAGTAATGAACATTAGCTACAGTAGCTTTTCGCATCCTTTCATTCAGTGTCATTgtagaatatacattttttctgtAGTTATTCATAATGTCCATATATTCTTCACTGTAGTGAATAAAGTCTAACATTAACATATCAGAGGAACATCTTGACAAAACATAATCCGTTAGTCTTAGTGTAACTTTGTACTGTCCAGTTACATAATAAAACGAAGCGTATAATAGCCAACCAGATACAGCATCAGTCTTGGTACCGTCTTTTAAATGTCTATGATAACGTTTTTGTATGATGTATGGTGTAGTCATTATTGATGGTGGTGGTAGTAACTGTGCTACATATTGACTTAATTCAGCATGGTGATGTTTACATACACCAACTATAAATGTAGAGCATTGGGACTTAATTAAAGATTCAGTAAACATAAGTGCCTTTAAACACTTTGATATGTCTGCCATAAAATCAAAACGTAATATCCTATAAAAGAGAACGTCTAATTTAATGAACGCAGATTCACTTTTTGTTCTTTGTACACGAAGACTTCTACTGCTGTACGGAAATAGTTGGTTTGTTAGACTGTCAATTCCATCGCATTTGATGCCATCCAAAATATTTAGCAGTATTGTATTGTTATCTGAGTTTACCTTTCCTAGGAACATGTTGTTTTCGGGTATAAAATAGTTCGGGCAGTAACACTTCTTTACCCATAATAACAATTTATCGAGGCATTTCGAAAAgcaaaaaaatagttttgacaGTTGAAAGGTATCAATATCTATTTCTTCTGAG
Encoded here:
- the LOC134691551 gene encoding uncharacterized protein LOC134691551, whose protein sequence is MYFIDWLSWTEKDLKDIYLYEQLVRTVGTEIDIRKRQQLFIIEDLIHKKSTDRRSPTISSGSLAEGIDLQGSDIDIMCVIKSLDVVQDERNIKHPVQRKTLLMETDTDHPGFCRLRLIAGGDGTNNSMTYEYVESKGFYLSVNELVCNINKMVPEYKLSPHGPCLSDQFQIYDFAFCLRCKYLPYNAMPWAWRYRQQWPPNSVIDKIKKHGCLFVPIGPRTMPDCNILWRLSFSVAEKLLVHSFNFIQLVCYCLLKLTLKHIVNTNKLAEGLLCSYFLKTALFWVSEEIDIDTFQLSKLFFCFSKCLDKLLLWVKKCYCPNYFIPENNMFLGKVNSDNNTILLNILDGIKCDGIDSLTNQLFPYSSRSLRVQRTKSESAFIKLDVLFYRILRFDFMADISKCLKALMFTESLIKSQCSTFIVGVCKHHHAELSQYVAQLLPPPSIMTTPYIIQKRYHRHLKDGTKTDAVSGWLLYASFYYVTGQYKVTLRLTDYVLSRCSSDMLMLDFIHYSEEYMDIMNNYRKNVYSTMTLNERMRKATVANVHYFQNSSLIPMELQLEVNDDDIFIPPTVMSHYLRFMCYHHFGDIFNRQQALHDLNLSLDGTHFVSTNTLSNSLTILGVCYEIFGDKDAAYQCYDEALQCDGLICLSAQVRKSKLLEI